A window from Opitutia bacterium ISCC 52 encodes these proteins:
- a CDS encoding DNA repair protein RecN, with amino-acid sequence MIQFLRIQNLALMTETSLDIDPGFTVVTGETGAGKSVLLGALSMLAGNRIEKTIIRQGETGCEVEAALYFPDSEKINTLLEDNGLPPCEEDVLLLRRSISRAKMGKVFINGKLCTLSLLSMLGKHWIDFHGPGEPQKLFDWQNQLELLDCYAGSAMDLAVYQELFSEWKSLLRQKEEIQNKSQLSDDELAYYQTQMEQIDAVDIITEAAIEALESDFNLGSQAAELVQLLQQVEDGLSGDDGIIPKLGRLAMNSNQIANIDKRTAELAKRLNQAVVELDDINAEFFQLRRKADFNEIEIAALQERMDKWLEVKRKFGPTVTQVMENRERLSLRIEMQADIEGTIGKLDNMIKRKEEELLRAGAQLTGRREKAATNLAKETAVLLETLGFKKARFDVIVYPEDAFREHGNSRCEYVFSANPGQETLPLNKIASSGEIARVMLALKTILAKLDDTPVLVFDEADANVGGEIGTVVGDRLAELSGSHQVFCVTHLPQVAAKGKQHFLVEKTATDDETKVSIDAIHEDEAVRLKELARMLGSSRSKVAQTHARELLGVT; translated from the coding sequence ATGATCCAGTTCCTTCGTATCCAAAACCTCGCACTCATGACCGAAACGTCCTTGGATATTGATCCTGGCTTTACGGTGGTCACTGGAGAAACCGGTGCAGGCAAATCGGTTCTGTTGGGAGCCTTGAGCATGTTGGCTGGAAATCGAATCGAAAAGACCATCATCAGGCAGGGCGAAACAGGCTGTGAAGTGGAGGCTGCTTTGTATTTTCCAGACTCCGAAAAGATCAACACCTTGTTGGAAGACAATGGCTTGCCTCCCTGTGAAGAGGATGTGCTGCTCTTACGCAGATCGATCAGCCGTGCGAAAATGGGCAAGGTGTTTATCAATGGGAAGCTGTGCACGCTCTCTCTGTTATCGATGCTGGGTAAACACTGGATCGACTTTCATGGTCCTGGTGAGCCTCAAAAGCTCTTTGACTGGCAAAATCAATTGGAGCTGCTCGATTGCTACGCTGGTTCAGCCATGGATTTAGCCGTGTACCAGGAGTTGTTTTCAGAATGGAAGTCGCTCCTTCGTCAGAAAGAAGAGATCCAAAATAAATCTCAGCTTTCTGATGACGAGTTGGCCTATTACCAGACTCAGATGGAGCAAATTGATGCGGTAGATATTATTACCGAGGCCGCGATTGAAGCTCTGGAAAGTGATTTTAATCTAGGGAGCCAAGCGGCCGAGTTGGTTCAGTTACTTCAGCAAGTTGAAGATGGGTTGAGTGGGGATGATGGAATTATTCCCAAGTTAGGGAGGCTGGCGATGAATTCGAATCAGATTGCCAACATCGATAAACGGACTGCGGAATTGGCTAAGCGACTCAACCAAGCCGTCGTTGAATTGGACGATATCAACGCCGAGTTCTTTCAATTACGCCGAAAAGCAGACTTCAACGAAATCGAAATTGCCGCCTTGCAAGAGCGGATGGACAAGTGGTTAGAGGTAAAACGCAAGTTTGGACCTACGGTGACGCAGGTCATGGAAAATCGCGAGCGGCTCTCCTTGAGGATAGAGATGCAAGCCGATATTGAAGGCACGATCGGCAAGCTGGATAACATGATTAAGCGCAAAGAAGAAGAACTTCTAAGAGCGGGTGCCCAGTTAACAGGTAGACGAGAGAAGGCCGCTACGAATTTGGCTAAAGAGACGGCGGTCCTGCTAGAAACGCTCGGTTTTAAGAAAGCTCGATTCGATGTGATCGTCTATCCTGAAGATGCCTTTCGTGAACACGGTAATTCGCGCTGTGAATATGTCTTTTCTGCAAATCCAGGCCAGGAAACACTGCCACTGAACAAGATTGCATCCAGTGGTGAAATTGCTCGTGTGATGTTGGCGCTGAAAACTATTTTGGCCAAGTTAGATGACACGCCTGTTCTGGTGTTTGATGAAGCCGATGCCAATGTCGGCGGAGAGATTGGCACGGTTGTAGGTGATCGATTGGCAGAACTCTCTGGAAGTCATCAAGTATTCTGTGTGACCCACCTTCCCCAAGTGGCTGCCAAAGGTAAGCAACATTTTCTAGTGGAAAAGACCGCTACCGATGACGAGACCAAGGTCTCGATTGACGCCATCCATGAAGATGAAGCGGTTCGTTTGAAGGAGCTTGCTCGTATGTTAGGCAGCAGCCGTTCCAAGGTCGCACAAACGCACGCACGCGAGTTGCTGGGCGTGACTTGA
- a CDS encoding sulfatase gives MKRFFFLFATAILSQAVLPAASRPNILFTISDDQSFPHASAHGTEWVNTPGFDRVAEMGLLFNRAYTPNAKCAPSRAIILTGRYSWELEEAANHVLFWPDEFKTWMEAMPDAGYDTGFTGKGWGPGDPGTLHGKPRLLTGPQFVGKTMTPPANAMSNKDYAGNFKMFLDQRDEDKPFAFWYGGHEPHRRFEYGSGVAKGGKSLSDIDHVPGYWPDDEIVRNDMLDYAFEIEHFDRHLARMLDELEKRGLLENTVVVVTSDNGMPFPRSKGNNYEISHHMPLAVSWPKGIKNPGRDVDSLVSFVDLAPTFLEVAGVTAQTVGMQAVSGKSLFPIFKNQVQSPEDFRDYLLFGKERHDAGRPNNAGYPIRGILQGDYLFLRNFETSRWPSGNPETGYMNTDGGATKTLILEGRFDPDRIQWWKTNFGKRPPEELYNIKKDPDCIQNLAVRGDPSIKRELAAKLYADLARQGDRRMFGRGYEYDNFRFSDPVQQNFYERYMAGEPIEARWINQSDIAVPQSELIESEK, from the coding sequence ATGAAACGATTCTTTTTTCTGTTTGCTACGGCCATACTTTCACAAGCCGTACTCCCTGCGGCTAGTCGCCCCAATATTCTATTTACGATCTCGGACGATCAGTCGTTTCCGCATGCGAGTGCTCATGGCACCGAGTGGGTGAATACGCCGGGTTTCGATCGGGTGGCGGAGATGGGGCTACTTTTTAACCGCGCCTACACACCGAATGCTAAGTGTGCTCCATCGCGTGCGATTATCCTTACCGGCCGATATTCTTGGGAACTAGAGGAGGCTGCGAACCACGTTCTTTTTTGGCCGGATGAGTTTAAGACTTGGATGGAAGCTATGCCCGACGCTGGATACGATACGGGGTTTACCGGCAAAGGGTGGGGGCCAGGTGATCCGGGCACTCTACACGGTAAGCCTCGGCTGCTTACGGGACCACAGTTTGTTGGCAAAACAATGACTCCTCCGGCAAATGCCATGAGTAATAAGGACTATGCGGGAAACTTTAAAATGTTCCTTGATCAACGCGATGAGGATAAGCCGTTTGCGTTTTGGTATGGGGGGCATGAGCCTCATCGTCGCTTCGAGTATGGCTCTGGAGTTGCCAAAGGTGGAAAGTCGTTAAGCGATATTGATCATGTGCCGGGTTATTGGCCGGATGACGAGATTGTCCGCAATGACATGCTAGACTACGCGTTCGAGATTGAGCATTTCGATCGTCATTTGGCGCGCATGCTCGACGAGCTAGAAAAACGTGGGCTTTTGGAAAATACAGTGGTGGTAGTGACATCCGACAACGGGATGCCTTTCCCCCGGTCGAAGGGTAACAATTATGAGATCTCTCATCATATGCCGTTAGCCGTTTCCTGGCCGAAGGGTATTAAAAACCCTGGTCGCGATGTAGATAGTCTGGTGAGTTTTGTTGATCTGGCACCTACCTTTCTGGAAGTGGCGGGAGTCACTGCCCAAACTGTCGGTATGCAAGCGGTCTCCGGGAAAAGCCTGTTTCCCATTTTTAAGAACCAGGTCCAGAGTCCGGAAGATTTTCGAGATTACCTTTTGTTTGGTAAGGAGCGTCATGATGCTGGACGCCCGAACAATGCAGGTTACCCGATTCGGGGCATTCTTCAAGGGGACTACTTGTTCTTGAGGAATTTCGAAACAAGTCGTTGGCCTTCTGGTAATCCTGAGACGGGATATATGAATACAGATGGAGGAGCGACTAAGACGTTGATCCTCGAAGGTCGCTTTGATCCAGATCGGATCCAGTGGTGGAAAACGAACTTTGGTAAACGACCTCCTGAGGAACTCTACAATATTAAAAAAGATCCTGACTGTATCCAAAACCTCGCGGTCCGAGGTGATCCATCTATCAAACGGGAGCTAGCGGCGAAACTGTATGCCGATCTGGCCAGGCAAGGTGACCGCCGCATGTTCGGTCGAGGTTATGAGTATGATAACTTTCGCTTTTCAGATCCCGTTCAGCAGAACTTCTACGAACGCTACATGGCGGGTGAGCCGATCGAGGCTCGATGGATCAATCAGTCCGATATCGCTGTGCCTCAGAGTGAGCTGATTGAAAGTGAAAAATAA
- a CDS encoding sulfotransferase domain-containing protein, with the protein MEKIPRDRFLIIIGAMKSGATALFDKLERTSNICSPIGDKEPHYFSLKCGEFNYDDLWDYDPNNHSWALEASTTYTMHPRIKGTAGRMRDYGIDPKLYYILRNPLDRIVSECNFCRGKTWSDQSLTITDAHFHTVSNYFVQLEEFRKVWPNKKITLLDFEDLKTNSDEMLEDICKELEVPYTPIEFRGEYVHKTEIPTRAQDLAYRFKFIRKAANTLLPASVRRGINNLPMLGNREKSVLSNSQKDYLRGVLAEDMRRLKDSYGFPVEKWGF; encoded by the coding sequence ATGGAAAAAATTCCTAGAGACAGGTTCTTAATCATCATTGGAGCAATGAAAAGTGGGGCGACAGCACTTTTCGATAAGTTGGAGCGTACCAGCAATATTTGCTCCCCGATTGGAGACAAAGAGCCTCATTATTTTTCATTAAAATGCGGAGAGTTCAATTACGACGATCTGTGGGACTATGACCCCAACAACCATTCTTGGGCATTGGAAGCGTCGACCACCTATACAATGCATCCCAGGATTAAAGGTACAGCTGGAAGGATGCGTGATTACGGGATTGATCCCAAACTATATTATATCCTCCGCAATCCATTGGATCGAATCGTGTCAGAATGCAATTTTTGCAGAGGCAAAACCTGGTCCGACCAATCCTTGACGATCACAGATGCACACTTCCACACCGTATCAAATTATTTTGTTCAACTGGAAGAGTTCCGCAAAGTTTGGCCGAATAAAAAGATTACGCTTTTGGATTTTGAGGACCTGAAAACCAATTCAGATGAAATGCTTGAAGACATCTGTAAAGAGCTGGAGGTCCCCTATACCCCGATTGAATTTCGGGGGGAATATGTGCATAAGACAGAGATTCCAACACGCGCTCAAGATCTAGCCTACCGTTTCAAGTTCATCCGCAAAGCGGCAAACACTTTACTCCCAGCTTCTGTCAGGCGTGGGATCAACAACCTGCCCATGCTTGGGAATCGAGAGAAATCGGTATTAAGCAATAGCCAAAAAGACTATCTACGAGGAGTGTTGGCAGAAGACATGCGACGCTTAAAGGATTCGTATGGATTCCCAGTTGAGAAATGGGGATTCTGA
- a CDS encoding sulfotransferase family protein yields MSDFQNQILPEHFQELKIIALTRNPWDHFVSLYNYARMDISHHHNNINPEKSAYGIHEDYEILKDASINECAHLLDEGALKHSYPNTQWNPQSEWLKDNTGKLVEMYFLGRVESIHENLSKLKDLVNSIEPLPHINRSQKVDYRDILDQETKELITTYYAEDIENFKYSY; encoded by the coding sequence TTGAGTGATTTCCAAAACCAAATTCTCCCCGAGCATTTTCAAGAGCTAAAGATCATCGCTTTGACTAGGAATCCATGGGACCACTTCGTGTCTCTCTATAATTATGCCAGGATGGATATCAGCCATCATCACAACAATATTAACCCAGAGAAATCGGCATACGGCATACACGAGGATTATGAGATATTGAAAGATGCCAGTATCAATGAGTGTGCCCACCTGCTTGATGAGGGCGCACTCAAGCATTCCTATCCCAACACCCAATGGAACCCTCAAAGTGAATGGCTGAAGGACAATACAGGTAAACTTGTAGAAATGTATTTTCTCGGCAGAGTTGAGTCGATTCATGAGAACCTTTCCAAGCTCAAAGACCTAGTAAACTCAATCGAACCTTTGCCACATATCAATCGCTCCCAGAAAGTGGATTACCGTGATATTCTCGATCAAGAAACGAAAGAGTTGATCACGACTTATTACGCGGAGGACATTGAGAACTTTAAGTACAGCTACTAG
- a CDS encoding sulfatase: MKAIMVMFDTLNRHFLPNYGCDWTHAPNFQRLGEKSVTFDNAWVGSMPCMPARRDMHTGRPGFLHRSWGPIEPFDDSVPEILKNNGVHTHLVTDHYHYFEEGGATYHTRYNTWEFIRGQEWDPWKGEVKDPDLPELHQDLERQKNRQNWVNRKHMDTPEKQSINHTFNHGLDFIRTNADQDNWFLQIETFDPHEPYFTHEKHKSLYPHEYEGGEYDWPEYRPVNEADRDAVEHVRYEYAADLSMCDEHLGRILDTMDELNLWEDTMLIVCTDHGFLLSEHDWWGKNRMPLYNEIAHIPLWVWDPRSGKKNERRQSLVQLIDFAPTLLEYFDLPATSTMTGQSIAKTVADDQPIRDTALFGIFGGQVNITDGRWLYMRGPVTPDNTPLYQYTLMPTHLPHTFDVDELQDIQLQEPFPFTKGCRTMKIASGPVHQSIQHEFGTLLFDLENDYEQKSPVDDPEAESSMVDLLVREMERLDAPPEQFERLGLE, translated from the coding sequence ATGAAAGCCATCATGGTAATGTTTGATACCTTGAATCGGCATTTCTTGCCAAACTATGGTTGTGATTGGACCCATGCTCCCAACTTCCAGCGCCTGGGTGAGAAGTCCGTCACCTTTGACAACGCCTGGGTAGGCAGCATGCCATGTATGCCCGCACGACGAGACATGCATACAGGACGACCGGGGTTTCTTCATCGCAGCTGGGGACCCATCGAACCCTTCGACGATTCCGTCCCGGAGATACTGAAGAACAACGGCGTTCACACCCATTTAGTAACCGATCACTACCACTACTTCGAAGAAGGGGGTGCTACCTACCACACCCGTTACAACACTTGGGAATTCATCCGTGGTCAGGAATGGGATCCTTGGAAGGGGGAAGTGAAAGATCCAGATCTACCAGAATTACATCAAGATCTTGAGCGGCAAAAGAACCGTCAGAATTGGGTGAACCGCAAACACATGGATACCCCTGAAAAGCAATCCATTAACCACACGTTCAATCACGGACTTGATTTCATTCGAACGAACGCCGATCAAGATAACTGGTTTTTGCAGATAGAGACCTTTGATCCCCACGAACCCTACTTCACTCACGAGAAGCATAAGTCTCTTTATCCACACGAATACGAAGGCGGGGAGTACGACTGGCCGGAGTACCGACCGGTCAATGAGGCTGATCGAGATGCGGTTGAGCATGTGCGATACGAATACGCTGCTGATTTGAGCATGTGTGATGAGCACTTAGGGCGTATTCTCGATACCATGGATGAACTTAATCTATGGGAGGACACCATGCTCATCGTGTGCACGGATCATGGGTTCCTACTCAGCGAACACGACTGGTGGGGAAAGAATCGCATGCCGCTGTATAACGAAATTGCCCACATCCCCTTATGGGTTTGGGATCCTCGAAGTGGGAAGAAGAATGAACGCAGGCAATCGCTAGTGCAGTTAATTGATTTCGCACCGACTTTGCTCGAGTACTTCGACTTGCCAGCCACGTCTACGATGACAGGACAATCGATCGCTAAGACGGTCGCAGACGATCAACCCATCCGAGACACGGCGCTCTTTGGCATCTTCGGCGGGCAGGTCAACATTACCGATGGTCGTTGGCTTTACATGCGAGGTCCAGTCACGCCGGACAATACCCCCCTTTATCAATACACGCTGATGCCTACTCATTTGCCCCACACCTTCGACGTGGATGAGTTACAGGATATTCAACTACAAGAACCCTTTCCATTTACCAAAGGATGCCGAACCATGAAGATCGCTTCCGGTCCGGTCCATCAATCGATTCAACACGAATTCGGAACCCTGCTCTTCGACTTGGAGAACGATTATGAGCAGAAATCTCCTGTAGATGATCCAGAGGCTGAGTCGAGTATGGTAGACCTGTTAGTACGAGAAATGGAACGCTTGGATGCGCCGCCCGAGCAGTTTGAGCGACTGGGGTTGGAATAA
- a CDS encoding transmembrane 220 family protein, with product MKILNWILCFLFLLSAVLQYNDPDPLLWMIMWGAAGVACLLYGIGKLPKWLPILVGGVGLVWGLALIPGIIRTAGDIRWNEVFMQASMSNITVEWVREMGGVFIIALWMGVLILKSRKTT from the coding sequence ATGAAAATTCTCAATTGGATCCTGTGCTTCCTCTTTCTTCTATCTGCCGTACTTCAATACAATGACCCGGATCCTTTGCTATGGATGATTATGTGGGGAGCCGCAGGCGTGGCCTGTTTGCTTTATGGGATTGGCAAACTACCCAAGTGGTTGCCGATCTTGGTTGGTGGTGTTGGTCTCGTTTGGGGCTTGGCTCTTATTCCCGGTATTATTCGCACCGCGGGTGACATTCGCTGGAACGAAGTTTTCATGCAGGCAAGTATGAGCAACATTACGGTCGAATGGGTGCGTGAGATGGGAGGTGTCTTCATCATCGCGCTTTGGATGGGTGTGCTGATTTTGAAGAGTCGTAAGACGACTTAG
- a CDS encoding glycosyltransferase family 2 protein yields the protein MIISIIICCYNSRDRIAPTLAHVRALKVPDNVRCELVIVNNASTDDTAEIVKSFRNAIRSEVLDVIILEEARPGLNHARETGISCSSGEYVVLCDDDNWLDHHYITHVVEFFGSHEEAGIVGGKNHAEFESEPPKWFNEVRNNFAVGQFGEAILDITDLRGFVWGAGMAFRRTVYEDLKKMGHQMLTSDRSGKSLSSGGDSEFCFAARLLGYRIYYHPDLQLKHYISKERLAFSYIQKLSFSFGRATPMLDCYKKKYHEQPETVRPSLWISEVKRQVQFWRIRKRDS from the coding sequence ATGATCATCAGTATCATTATTTGTTGCTACAATAGCCGAGATCGAATCGCCCCAACTTTGGCGCATGTTCGAGCTCTCAAAGTCCCCGATAATGTAAGGTGTGAACTGGTGATCGTAAATAATGCCTCGACCGATGATACGGCGGAAATAGTTAAGAGCTTTCGTAATGCCATTAGATCTGAGGTGTTAGATGTGATCATTCTAGAAGAAGCTCGGCCTGGCCTAAATCATGCGCGAGAAACCGGTATCTCATGCTCAAGCGGCGAGTATGTTGTTTTATGTGATGATGACAACTGGCTGGACCATCACTATATCACCCATGTTGTGGAGTTCTTCGGTAGCCATGAGGAAGCAGGAATTGTGGGAGGTAAAAACCACGCTGAATTCGAGTCCGAACCACCGAAGTGGTTTAATGAAGTAAGGAATAACTTTGCCGTAGGACAATTTGGCGAAGCCATTCTAGATATAACAGATTTGAGAGGCTTTGTGTGGGGTGCCGGGATGGCGTTTAGACGAACGGTGTATGAGGATCTAAAGAAGATGGGGCATCAGATGCTTACTTCCGATCGATCAGGGAAATCGCTAAGTTCTGGAGGAGACTCGGAATTCTGTTTTGCGGCCCGTTTATTGGGTTATAGAATTTATTACCATCCGGATCTACAACTGAAGCATTATATTTCAAAAGAGCGGTTAGCATTCTCCTACATTCAAAAGCTGAGTTTTTCCTTTGGTCGTGCAACGCCGATGCTCGATTGTTATAAAAAGAAATACCATGAGCAGCCGGAAACCGTTCGGCCTTCTTTGTGGATTTCTGAAGTCAAACGGCAGGTGCAATTTTGGCGCATAAGAAAAAGGGACTCTTGA